The Eptesicus fuscus isolate TK198812 chromosome 17, DD_ASM_mEF_20220401, whole genome shotgun sequence genome has a window encoding:
- the SEC31B gene encoding protein transport protein Sec31B, whose translation MKLKEIERPAVQVWSPASQYPVYLATGTSAQQLDASFSTNGTLEIFEVDFRDLSLDLKRKGVLSASSRFHKLIWGSFGNGNLEGTGVIAGGGDNGMLTLYNVTHILSSGKEPVIAQRQKHTGAVRALDFNPFQGNLLASGASDSEIFIWDLNNLSVPMTPGSKSQQPPEDIKALSWNRQVQHILSSAHPSGKAVVWDLRKNEPIIKVSDHSSRMNCSGLAWHPDIATQLVLCSEDDRLPVIQLWDLRFASSPLKVLESHSRGILSVSWSQADAELLLSSAKDNQVLCWNLVSSEVAYKLPTQSSWCFDVQWCPRNPPVFSAASFDGWISLYSVMGRSWEVQQMRQVDKISSSFSKGQPLPPLQMPEQVTQASLIPPLKKTPKWMRRPAGVSFAFGGKLVTFGLPSTPAHQVPQPCLRLVFISQVTTESEFLMRSAELQEALRSGNLLNYCQNKIQRASVQSEKMLWQFLKVTLEQDSRMQFLKLLGYSKDELQKKVAVWLKRDSGLGKSPQPKGDNLSSTRQQAFCSQASKHTTEVSASSAFFDELVPQNMTPWEIPITEDTDGLLSQALLLGELGPAVELCLKEERFADAIILAQAGGADLLKQTQERYLAKKKTRISLLLACVVRKNWKDMVCSCSLQNWREALALLLTYSGPETFPGLCDMLGSRMEQEGDRALTSEARLCYVCSGNVERLVECWAKCHQASSPMALQDLMEKVIVLNRSLERLRGPDGVSPGPATTYRVTQYANLLAAQGNLSTAMSYLPNDCAQPPIQQLRDRLFHAQGADVLGQQSPPFPFPRVIVGATPHSKETLSCKLGFQTSHQVPTPSTRPRIFTPQSSLVMPLVPSHSGPYQGSRMQNIRDYRVPEPQVAQPLPLGPGVTPALSQPQLLRGQRAQAPNPMGFPGTWPLPGPPPPMAPSGIMQPDSAPLPETARLIPFLPMRPPDLSPVSSQPPGPPVSFPAAHPPGGPGASCSSTIQTTGILVPHPGPQDSLKNAPAPRANLQRRQLPETFTSPAPITAPVMNLTSEPRGVLSSQPPVPGVGHAPPGAPGELGLQQWPPKKTYRKELPPEHQPLKTSFEALLQRCSQAATDLKTKRKLDEAAQRLECLYEKLCEGTLSPQVLAGLHEVARCVDAGSFEQGLAVHAQVVGCSRFSEVSSFMPILKAVLTIAHKLHV comes from the exons GTTTCACAAGCTGATCTGGGGGAGCTTTGGCAATGGGAACCTGGAAGGCACCGGAGTTATCGCAGGCGGCGGGGACAACGGCATGCTCACACTATACAATGTGACCCACATCCTGTCTTCAGGAAAGGAGCCTGTGATTGCCCAGAGACAGAAGCACACGGGGGCTGTCAGAGCCCTTGACTTTAACCCTTTTCAG GGCAACCTCCTGGCCTCAGGGGCGAGTGATTCTGAAATCTTCATTTGGGATTTGAATAACCTGAGTGTGCCCATGACCCCAGGATCCAAGTCACAG CAGCCCCCAGAAGACATCAAGGCACTCTCTTGGAACCGGCAAGTTCAACACATTTTGTCTTCTGCTCACCCCAGCGGCAAGGCAGTTGTGTGGGATCTCAGGAAGAATGAACCTATCATCAAAGTCAGTGATCACAGCAGCAGG ATGAACTgctcaggcctggcctggcacccagACATAGCCACTCAATTGGTGCTATGCTCAGAAGATGATCGTCTCCCAGTGATTCAGTTGTGGGACTTGCGCTTCGCCTCCTCGCCCCTGAAGGTGCTGGAGAGCCATAGCAG GGGCATCTTGTCAGTGTCATGGAGCCAGGCTGATGCTGAGCTACTGCTCAGTAGTGCCAAGGACAACCAGGTCTTGTGCTGGAACCTCGTGAGCAGCGAG GTGGCATATAAGCTACCCACACAGAGCAGCTGGTGCTTTGATGTGCAGTGGTGCCCTCGGAACCCTCCAGTATTCTCTGCTGCCTCCTTTGACGGCTGGATCAGTTTGTACTCTGTGATGGGTAGGAGCTGGGAAGTCCAGCAGATGAGACAGGTTGACAAG ATCTCTTCCTCCTTCAGCAAAGGCCAGCCTCTCCCACCACTGCAGATGCCAGAGCAAGTGACTCAAGCGTCATTGATACCTCCTCTGAAAAAAACCCCCAAATGGATGAGAAGGCCAGCAGGCGTTTCATTTGCT TTTGGGGGGAAGCTGGTTACTTTTGGCCTTCCCAGTACCCCTGCCCATCAGGTGCCACAGCCTTGCCTTCGGCTAGTCTTCATCAGTCAAGTCACCACAGAATCCGAATTCCTGATGCGATCAGCTGAGCTGCAGGAGGCCCTGAGATCAGGAAATCTCCTCAATTATTGTCAGAACAAGATCCAGCGAGCGTCAGTGCAAAGCGAAAAGATGCTCTGGCAGTTCCTGAAG GTGACCTTGGAGCAAGACTCCAGAATGCAATTTCTAAAGCTATTAGGATACAGTAAAGATGAGCTTCAGAAGAAG GTGGCCGTGTGGTTGAAGAGAGACTCAGGGCTGGGTAAGAGCCCTCAGCCGAAGGGAGATAACCTCAGCAGTACCAGACAACAAGCCTTCTGCAGCCAG GCCTCCAAACACACCACAGAAGTCTCTGCCTCCTCAGCTTTCTTTGATGAGCTGGTCCCTCAGAACATGACTCCATGGGAGATCCCCATCACAGAAG ACACAGATGGACTCCTGAGCCAGGCTCTCCTGCTCGGTGAACTGGGCCCTGCTGTGGAGCTGTGTCTGAAAGAAGAGCGCTTTGCTGATGCCATTatcctggcccaggctgggggcgcAGACCTGCTGAAGCAAACACAGGAACGCTACTTGGCCAAGAAGAAAACCAGAATCTCCTTG CTGCTAGCCTGTGTTGTGCGGAAGAATTGGAAGGATATGGTGTGCTCCTGTAGCCTGCAGAACTGGAGAGAGGCACTGGCTTTGCTGCTGACATACTCAGGGCCAGAGACATTCCCTGGGCTCTGTG ACATGCTGGGTAGTCGAATGGAGCAGGAGGGCGACAGGGCACTCACCTCCGAAGCCAGACTCTGTTATGTGTGCTCAGGGAATGTGGAGAGGCTGGTGGAGTGCTGGGCAAAATGCCACCAGGCTTCATCCCCCATGGCTCTACAG GACCTGATGGAGAAGGTAATTGTTCTGAACAGGAGCTTGGAACGACTGCGGGGTCCTGATGGGgtgagcccaggccctgccacaACCTACAGGGTCACTCAGTATGCCAACCTCCTGGCAGCCCAGGGCAACCTGTCCACTGCCATGAGCTACTTACCCAATGACTGTGCTCAG CCACCAATTCAGCAGCTGAGAGATCGGCTTTTTCATGCCCAGGGTGCTGATGTCTTGGGCCAGCagtctcctcctttcccctttccccgaGTCATTGTGGGAGCTACTCCCCACTCTAAAGAGACGTTATCTTGCAAATTGGGATTCCAGACTTCTCACCAG GTTCCCACTCCATCTACAAGGCCAAGGATTTTCACACCCCAGTCATCACTAGTGATGCCCTTGGTACCTTCCCATTCTGGCCCTTATCAAGGCTCCAGAATGCAGAATATAAGAGACTACAGGGTACCTGAGCCCCAGGTTGCCCAGCCTttgcccctgggccctggggtaaCGCCTG CTTTATCTCAGCCACAGCTGTTACGAGGGCAAAGGGCGCAAGCTCCTAACCCCATGGGATTCCCTGGAACATGGCCTCTTCCTGGTCCCCCTCCACCGATGGCACCCTCAGGCATCATGCAGCCTGACTCTGCCCCCCTGCCTGAGACTGCTCGACTGATTCCTTTCCTTCCGATGAGACCACCAGATCTCAGCCCTGTGAgttcccagcccccaggccctcctgtcAGCTTCCCTGCAGCACACCCTCCAGGAGGACCAGGCGCTTCATGCTCTAGCACCATTCAAACCACTGGCATCTTGGTTCCTCACCCAG GACCTCAAGATTCCTTAAAAAATGCTCCAGCTCCCAGGGCAAACCTGCAGAGGAGACAG ttGCCAGAGACATTTACGTCCCCAGCACCAATTACCGCTCCAGTTATGAACCTCACCTCTGAGCCACGAGGGGTCCTTTCCTCACAACCCCCCGTCCCTGGTGTGGGTCATGCTCCCCCTGGAGCACCAGGAGAACTCGGCCTGCAG CAATGGCCACCAAAGAAGACGTACaggaaggagctgcccccagagcatcagcccttgaaAACCAGCTTTGAGGCACTTCTACAACGTTGCTCCCAGGCTGCCACTGACTTA AAGACAAAACGGAAGCTGGATGAGGCAGCCCAGCGCCTAGAATGTCTCTATGAGAAGCTCTGTGAGGGCACA CTCTCGCCTCAAGTCCTGGCTGGGCTCCACGAGGTTGCCCGATGTGTGGACGCAGGAAGCTTTGAGCAGGGCCTCGCAGTGCATGCCCAAGTGGTGGGCTGCAGCCGCTTCAGCGAGGTCTCCAGCTTCATGCCCATCCTGAAGGCTGTCCTCACCATTGCTCATAAGCTGCACGTCTAA